The following proteins are co-located in the Mesorhizobium sp. M1E.F.Ca.ET.045.02.1.1 genome:
- a CDS encoding DUF2171 domain-containing protein, translating into MTTDISKIREHMEVIGADGVHIGTVDKVDGQRIKLTKADSGMGRHRGHHHYIPLSLVAEIDGNKVWLSANSDVAVTFEEEKSNPT; encoded by the coding sequence ATGACCACCGACATCAGCAAGATACGCGAGCATATGGAAGTGATCGGCGCCGATGGCGTTCATATCGGCACCGTCGACAAGGTCGACGGTCAGCGCATCAAGCTGACCAAGGCCGACAGCGGCATGGGCAGGCACAGGGGCCATCACCACTACATTCCGCTCAGCCTGGTCGCGGAGATCGATGGAAATAAGGTCTGGCTGTCGGCGAATTCGGATGTCGCGGTGACTTTCGAGGAAGAGAAGTCCAACCCGACCTGA
- a CDS encoding MoxR family ATPase: MTAPRPAPKSIDETLDLLTGADYVADRSLATVLFLSLRMKRPLFLEGEAGVGKTEIAKVLADALGRRLIRLQCYEGLDVSSAVYEWNYAAQMIEIRMEEAAGKVVRSDMERNVFSEKYLIRRPVLDALTGKAGAAPVFLIDELDRTDEAFEAFLLEILSDFQVTVPELGTIKADEPPIVIITTNRTREIHDALKRRCLYHWVDYPNAERELEIVRRKVPQANRRLSAEVVSFIQKLRQVELFKAPGVAETIDWAGALTELDKVALDPETVSDTIGVLLKYQDDIARIEQGEGRRILNEVKAELSAAE; the protein is encoded by the coding sequence ATGACCGCGCCGCGGCCCGCGCCGAAGTCGATCGACGAGACGCTCGATCTCCTGACCGGCGCGGACTATGTCGCCGATCGCTCGCTGGCGACGGTGCTGTTCCTATCGCTGCGCATGAAGCGGCCGCTGTTCCTCGAGGGCGAGGCGGGCGTCGGCAAGACCGAGATCGCCAAGGTGCTGGCCGACGCGCTCGGCCGTAGGCTGATCCGCCTGCAATGCTATGAGGGGCTGGACGTCTCTTCAGCCGTCTACGAGTGGAACTATGCCGCCCAGATGATCGAGATCCGCATGGAGGAGGCGGCAGGCAAGGTCGTGCGCTCCGACATGGAGCGCAACGTCTTTTCCGAAAAATACCTGATCCGCCGCCCGGTGCTCGACGCGCTGACCGGCAAGGCGGGCGCGGCGCCGGTCTTCCTGATCGACGAGCTCGACCGCACCGACGAAGCCTTCGAGGCGTTCCTGCTCGAGATCCTGTCGGACTTCCAGGTGACCGTCCCGGAACTCGGCACGATCAAGGCCGATGAGCCGCCGATCGTCATCATCACAACCAACCGCACCCGCGAGATCCACGACGCGCTGAAGCGGCGCTGCCTCTATCACTGGGTCGACTATCCGAATGCCGAGCGCGAGCTGGAGATCGTGCGCCGCAAGGTGCCGCAGGCCAATCGCCGCCTGTCGGCCGAGGTGGTGTCTTTCATCCAGAAGCTGCGCCAGGTCGAGCTGTTCAAGGCGCCCGGCGTCGCCGAAACCATCGACTGGGCCGGCGCGCTCACCGAGCTCGACAAGGTGGCGCTCGATCCGGAAACGGTGTCCGACACGATCGGCGTGCTTTTGAAATACCAGGACGACATTGCCCGCATCGAACAGGGCGAAGGCCGGCGTATCCTCAATGAGGTGAAGGCCGAGCTTTCGGCCGCCGAGTAA
- a CDS encoding DUF2259 domain-containing protein has translation MRIPVLMWIWLLAQLATQSTATAGDVADLEILGFSQDGGIFAFEEYGVQDGSGFPYSNRYYIDTATDIFFKGTPIRIRLDDEAATLDAARLQAKQKGEAIVSQAELTANRGITAGFNAVTELSADPYRMAVNPRPIFSPVDDPLEFRLDEIPMNDTEGCQSQGEINGFRLLRIEAKDGGKTQLLHEDKSIPKSRGCPNGYRIGAVQTFSMQGLSAYAVLIAVRQYGFEGPDYRWIAVTGRL, from the coding sequence GTGCGAATTCCTGTCCTGATGTGGATCTGGCTGCTTGCGCAGCTTGCGACGCAGTCCACGGCCACGGCCGGCGATGTCGCCGACCTTGAAATCCTGGGCTTCAGCCAGGATGGCGGCATCTTCGCTTTCGAGGAATACGGCGTTCAGGACGGTTCGGGGTTCCCCTATTCCAACCGCTATTACATCGACACCGCGACCGACATATTCTTTAAAGGCACCCCGATCAGGATCCGCCTCGACGACGAGGCTGCAACGCTTGATGCGGCACGTCTTCAAGCCAAGCAGAAAGGCGAGGCTATCGTCAGCCAGGCCGAACTCACCGCCAATCGCGGCATCACAGCCGGTTTCAACGCTGTGACCGAGCTTTCAGCCGATCCCTACCGGATGGCAGTTAACCCGCGGCCGATCTTTTCCCCGGTCGACGATCCGCTCGAGTTTCGTCTCGACGAGATTCCCATGAACGACACCGAGGGCTGCCAGAGCCAAGGCGAGATTAACGGCTTCCGGCTGCTCCGTATCGAGGCCAAGGATGGGGGCAAGACGCAGCTCCTGCACGAGGACAAGTCCATTCCGAAAAGCCGAGGTTGCCCGAACGGCTACCGGATCGGCGCGGTGCAGACCTTCTCGATGCAAGGCCTCAGCGCCTATGCGGTGCTGATCGCGGTTCGCCAATACGGCTTCGAAGGGCCGGATTATCGCTGGATCGCAGTGACTGGCCGCCTGTGA
- a CDS encoding VWA domain-containing protein, with translation MPSTHPEPREATAEGRIADNIVYFARALRKAGMPVGPASVKDAIEAVLAAGIGSRDDFYWTLHAVLVSRHEDHPVFDEAFRLFWKSRELIEKLLAMFSPVALDTAEKQKPRAAENRVSQAMFDGHQKNRPVREVPEIEVDARFTFSGNEVLRGKDFAQMDAAEMAEAKKAIAALRLPFDLARTRRFKADAQGRRIDPRAMMRSAARTGGALILPKFRSPREVHPPLVVLADISGSMSQYTRIFLHFLHALTEKRRRVHAFVFGTRLTNLTRQMRHRDPDEALAECSTAVKDWSGGTRIGNTLAEFNRLWSRRVLGQGAVVLLITDGLERDDVTGLSEEMERLHKSCRRLIWLNPLLRFDGFEARARGVKAMLPYVDEFRAVHNLDALADLCASLDRRPATSVDPRRWIQTGDRRAA, from the coding sequence ATGCCCTCGACGCATCCGGAACCCAGAGAAGCGACGGCGGAGGGGCGCATCGCCGACAACATCGTTTATTTCGCGCGGGCACTGCGCAAGGCCGGCATGCCCGTCGGACCGGCATCGGTCAAGGACGCCATCGAGGCGGTGCTCGCCGCCGGCATCGGCTCGCGCGACGATTTCTACTGGACCCTGCATGCGGTGCTGGTCTCGCGGCACGAGGATCATCCCGTCTTCGACGAAGCCTTCCGCCTGTTCTGGAAGTCGCGCGAACTGATCGAGAAGCTGCTTGCGATGTTTTCGCCAGTGGCACTGGACACCGCCGAAAAACAGAAGCCTCGCGCGGCCGAGAATCGCGTCAGCCAGGCGATGTTCGATGGCCACCAGAAGAACCGGCCGGTGAGGGAAGTGCCTGAGATCGAGGTCGATGCGCGCTTCACCTTCTCCGGCAACGAGGTGCTGCGCGGCAAGGACTTCGCCCAGATGGATGCAGCGGAGATGGCCGAAGCCAAAAAGGCGATCGCGGCCTTGCGGCTGCCCTTCGATCTGGCGCGCACCCGTCGCTTCAAGGCCGATGCACAGGGGCGCCGTATTGATCCCCGCGCCATGATGCGGTCCGCCGCGCGCACCGGCGGCGCGCTGATCCTGCCGAAATTCCGATCGCCGCGCGAAGTGCATCCGCCGCTGGTGGTGCTTGCCGACATTTCCGGCTCGATGAGCCAATATACGCGGATCTTCCTGCATTTCCTGCACGCGCTGACGGAGAAGCGCAGGCGCGTGCATGCCTTCGTCTTCGGCACGCGGCTGACGAACCTGACAAGGCAAATGCGCCATCGCGATCCAGATGAAGCGCTGGCCGAATGCTCGACAGCCGTGAAAGACTGGTCGGGCGGCACCCGGATCGGCAACACGCTCGCCGAATTCAACCGGCTGTGGTCGCGCCGCGTGCTGGGACAGGGCGCCGTGGTGCTGCTGATCACCGATGGGCTGGAGCGTGACGACGTCACCGGCCTGTCGGAGGAGATGGAGCGGTTGCACAAATCCTGCCGGCGGCTGATCTGGCTCAATCCGCTTTTGCGCTTCGACGGTTTCGAGGCTCGCGCCCGCGGCGTGAAGGCGATGCTGCCGTATGTCGACGAGTTCCGCGCGGTGCACAATCTCGACGCGCTGGCCGATCTTTGCGCTTCGCTCGACCGGCGGCCGGCGACTTCCGTCGACCCGCGCCGCTGGATCCAAACTGGCGACAGACGTGCCGCGTAG
- a CDS encoding XdhC family protein: MDESIYLDEARDPLIIAEGWMKDGKDVAIATVVETWGSAPRPVGSHLVIDAEGNFHGSVSGGCVEGAVVTEAIDVIGSGKAKMLEFGVADETAWQVGLSCGGRIKVYVERLG, encoded by the coding sequence ATGGACGAGAGCATCTATCTCGATGAGGCCCGCGATCCGCTGATCATAGCGGAAGGCTGGATGAAGGATGGCAAGGATGTCGCCATCGCAACCGTGGTCGAAACCTGGGGTTCGGCGCCGCGCCCGGTCGGCAGCCATCTGGTCATCGACGCCGAGGGAAATTTCCACGGTTCCGTCTCCGGCGGCTGTGTCGAGGGCGCCGTGGTGACCGAAGCGATCGATGTCATCGGCAGCGGCAAGGCGAAGATGCTCGAGTTCGGTGTCGCTGACGAAACCGCCTGGCAGGTGGGGCTGTCCTGCGGCGGCCGCATCAAGGTCTATGTCGAACGGTTGGGCTGA
- a CDS encoding flavin reductase, protein MLKINDIGPQHYRDAMAHFAGHVHVVTTDGPAGRRGATVIAACSVSDTPPTVLVCLNRENPKNEAFIRNGNFALNTLASDQEAVSVGFSGMTGLPSEERFALAEWDVISTGAPTLKGALAVFDCQIVDAKDLATHRVLFGKVTGLRIGDNLRPLIYHNRGYHVL, encoded by the coding sequence GTGCTGAAGATCAATGACATCGGGCCACAGCACTATCGCGACGCGATGGCGCATTTTGCCGGCCATGTGCATGTGGTGACGACGGACGGCCCCGCCGGGAGGCGAGGCGCGACGGTGATTGCCGCCTGCTCGGTCTCTGACACGCCGCCCACCGTGCTCGTCTGCCTCAACCGCGAGAATCCCAAGAACGAAGCGTTCATCAGGAACGGCAACTTCGCGCTGAACACGCTCGCCTCGGACCAGGAGGCCGTTTCGGTCGGCTTTTCCGGCATGACCGGCCTGCCGTCCGAAGAGCGTTTCGCGCTCGCCGAATGGGACGTGATCTCGACCGGCGCGCCGACGCTGAAAGGTGCGCTTGCCGTGTTCGATTGTCAGATCGTCGACGCCAAGGATCTCGCCACCCACCGTGTGCTTTTTGGCAAGGTGACAGGTCTGCGCATCGGCGATAATTTGCGGCCGCTGATCTATCACAACCGCGGTTACCACGTTCTGTGA
- a CDS encoding branched-chain amino acid ABC transporter substrate-binding protein, whose amino-acid sequence MRLLTTTLAALISLAASVHAETLVGVAAPLSGPSAILGKQIEAGTGLAAEAQGLPIKTVDDACTADGGAAAARQFVDAKVNIVVGFLCTEAIEAALPILKDANIPVITVGVRTESLTDRRAKTGWPVYRLGPRGDDERNAVATILTRLWQNELFAIVDDGTIYGREIAETLRAAAEQAALKPVFVDTFRPQLDNQIGLIGRLKKAGATKVFAGGDGDDIAIMGRDAAQLGAGITFAGGENLRAPPGDVPYAAGTLMVAPPEWAEIADPKVVQAFGERNIVTDGYTLPAYAAVEVAKAAMADAESSGKPPAEALTDHDFATAIGPIRFDEKGDLSQNPFRAFRFDGTRFVPLEEK is encoded by the coding sequence ATGCGCCTTCTCACGACGACTTTAGCCGCGCTGATTTCGCTGGCCGCGAGCGTCCATGCCGAGACGCTGGTTGGCGTCGCAGCGCCGCTGTCCGGACCATCGGCGATCCTCGGCAAGCAGATCGAGGCCGGAACAGGCCTGGCGGCGGAGGCCCAAGGTCTTCCCATCAAGACCGTCGACGATGCCTGCACGGCCGACGGCGGCGCAGCGGCCGCCAGGCAGTTCGTGGACGCCAAAGTCAATATCGTGGTGGGTTTTCTCTGCACCGAGGCGATCGAGGCGGCGCTGCCGATCCTGAAGGACGCCAATATTCCGGTCATCACCGTCGGCGTGCGCACCGAAAGCCTGACCGATCGCCGCGCCAAGACCGGCTGGCCGGTTTATCGGCTCGGGCCGCGCGGCGACGACGAACGCAATGCGGTGGCCACGATCCTCACCCGGCTCTGGCAGAACGAATTGTTCGCCATTGTCGATGACGGCACCATTTATGGCCGCGAGATCGCCGAGACCTTACGCGCGGCCGCCGAGCAGGCAGCGCTGAAGCCGGTCTTCGTCGACACGTTCCGGCCGCAGCTCGACAATCAGATCGGGCTCATCGGCCGGCTGAAGAAGGCAGGCGCGACCAAGGTGTTCGCCGGCGGCGACGGCGACGACATCGCCATCATGGGGCGCGACGCAGCCCAGCTCGGTGCCGGCATCACCTTCGCCGGCGGCGAAAATCTGCGCGCCCCGCCCGGAGATGTGCCCTATGCCGCCGGCACGCTGATGGTCGCGCCGCCCGAATGGGCCGAAATCGCCGACCCCAAGGTCGTGCAGGCTTTTGGCGAAAGGAACATTGTGACGGACGGCTATACCTTGCCGGCTTATGCCGCGGTTGAGGTCGCGAAGGCTGCGATGGCCGATGCGGAAAGCTCCGGCAAGCCGCCCGCCGAGGCCCTGACCGACCATGACTTCGCAACCGCGATCGGCCCGATCCGCTTCGACGAGAAGGGCGATCTCAGCCAGAATCCGTTCCGCGCCTTCCGCTTCGACGGCACGCGTTTCGTGCCACTGGAGGAAAAGTGA
- a CDS encoding XdhC family protein, which produces MDPYVLKTLNEERRARRAAVLVTDLGDGRDRIVREGDHVAGDLGAAIARAFRTGNSGSVEAEGRTFFLNAHLPRPRLVVIGAVHISQALAPMARIAGYPVEIVDPRTAFATPERFPDVALHAEWPQDVLKRKPLDSYTALAAVTHDPKIDDFALKAALDARCFYVGALGSRKTHAKRVERLLALGASADQIARIHAPIGLDIGAASPAEIAVAVLAQTIHAFRSRGLEVKGAVA; this is translated from the coding sequence ATGGATCCGTACGTTCTCAAAACATTGAATGAGGAGCGCCGCGCCCGGCGCGCCGCGGTGCTGGTCACCGATCTCGGTGACGGCCGCGACCGCATCGTGCGCGAGGGCGATCACGTAGCGGGCGATCTCGGGGCGGCGATCGCCAGGGCGTTCCGGACCGGCAATTCGGGATCGGTGGAGGCGGAGGGCCGGACTTTCTTTCTCAACGCGCATCTGCCGCGCCCGCGCCTGGTGGTGATCGGCGCGGTCCATATCAGCCAGGCGCTGGCGCCGATGGCCAGGATCGCCGGCTATCCGGTCGAGATCGTCGATCCGCGCACCGCCTTCGCCACGCCCGAGCGCTTTCCAGATGTGGCGCTGCATGCCGAATGGCCGCAGGATGTGCTGAAGCGCAAACCGCTCGACAGCTACACCGCGCTGGCCGCCGTCACCCACGATCCGAAGATCGACGATTTCGCGCTGAAGGCGGCGCTCGATGCCAGGTGCTTCTATGTCGGCGCGCTTGGCAGCAGGAAGACCCACGCCAAGCGGGTCGAGCGGCTGCTGGCGCTGGGCGCCAGCGCCGACCAGATCGCCCGCATCCATGCGCCGATCGGTCTCGACATCGGCGCGGCGAGCCCGGCCGAGATCGCCGTTGCGGTGCTGGCGCAGACCATCCACGCGTTCCGCTCGCGCGGCCTCGAAGTGAAAGGTGCCGTGGCGTGA
- a CDS encoding DUF1176 domain-containing protein: protein MIRALLAATALLSLVGIGQSALAAEVPYIDDRSSAEAVVRSLYSAIGRHEFARAWGYYGDTKPAKDFNAFVKGYDNTDTVEVKTGAVSDEGAAGSIYYSVPVAIQATDKKGEAKVFAGCYTLRQVNAQIQEPPFQPIFIDKGALKPSTEDFESAVPASCGDGPPPPKTDEALEQARKAFLATYGEQCDKENPEGKPAGEPDAYSIRYKDKDAGADEPERETRLFRFFCSLAAYNESAVYYTYDDVAGVRQLQFASPELDIRYENNNSEGKVEGIHIIGFQTDDQLVNSEFDDKTRTITSMNKWRGVGDASSTGTYLFRNGNFSLVQYDVDASYDGEINPETVLDYNTPP, encoded by the coding sequence ATGATACGTGCCCTTCTCGCAGCGACTGCCTTGCTCTCCCTTGTTGGCATCGGCCAGTCGGCGCTCGCAGCCGAAGTGCCTTATATCGACGATAGATCCAGCGCAGAGGCGGTCGTCCGCTCGCTCTACAGCGCCATCGGCCGGCATGAATTCGCTCGCGCCTGGGGTTACTATGGCGATACGAAGCCAGCAAAAGATTTCAACGCTTTCGTCAAAGGCTACGACAACACCGACACGGTCGAGGTCAAGACCGGCGCCGTTTCCGACGAGGGCGCGGCCGGCAGCATCTATTACAGCGTTCCCGTCGCCATCCAGGCGACCGACAAGAAAGGCGAAGCCAAGGTCTTTGCCGGCTGTTACACGCTTCGCCAGGTCAACGCGCAGATACAGGAACCGCCGTTCCAGCCGATCTTCATCGACAAGGGCGCGCTGAAGCCGTCGACCGAAGATTTCGAAAGTGCCGTGCCGGCCAGCTGCGGCGACGGCCCGCCGCCCCCGAAGACGGACGAGGCGCTTGAACAGGCCAGGAAGGCGTTCCTCGCCACCTATGGCGAACAGTGCGACAAGGAGAATCCGGAAGGCAAGCCAGCCGGCGAGCCGGACGCCTACTCCATCCGCTATAAGGACAAGGACGCCGGAGCCGACGAGCCGGAGCGCGAGACTCGGCTTTTCCGCTTCTTCTGCTCGCTGGCCGCCTACAATGAGAGCGCGGTCTATTACACCTATGACGATGTCGCCGGCGTCAGGCAGCTGCAGTTCGCCTCGCCGGAGCTGGACATCCGCTACGAGAACAACAACAGCGAGGGCAAGGTCGAGGGGATCCACATCATCGGTTTCCAGACCGACGACCAGTTGGTCAATTCCGAGTTTGACGACAAGACCAGGACGATCACGTCCATGAACAAATGGCGCGGTGTCGGCGACGCCTCGTCGACCGGCACCTATCTGTTCCGCAACGGCAATTTCTCGCTGGTGCAGTACGATGTCGATGCGTCCTATGACGGCGAGATCAACCCCGAGACCGTACTGGACTACAACACCCCACCTTGA
- a CDS encoding alpha/beta hydrolase, giving the protein MSFRLRIFLTLLTSTAISLSAAVAQTLSLKPFKDDLFGYPATLSSGDNGAYTVLDYREMRDINQRDEVPEKRVHAQYTEPGVRKVQQDLMLKTDAGDVRHVAVGKTEGAAIIVLYLHGQGGSRKQGVDDFTFGGNFNRIKNLMAENGGLYLSPDFPDFGDKGAAQVSALIDHYAETSPSAKIFVACGSMGGMLCWKLADRKDTGARINGLLLLGSLWDDSFLTSPAFKRRVPVFFGQGSHDVVFPVEKQEAFFRSILAKSKAYPTRFVRFETGTHGTPIRMVDWRGTLNWMLTKAP; this is encoded by the coding sequence ATGTCTTTCCGCCTCCGAATTTTCCTCACCCTGCTCACCTCAACGGCGATCTCGCTCTCGGCCGCCGTGGCGCAGACGTTGTCGCTGAAACCCTTCAAGGACGACCTGTTCGGCTACCCGGCGACGCTGTCGAGCGGCGACAACGGTGCCTACACCGTCCTCGACTACCGCGAGATGCGCGACATCAACCAGCGCGACGAAGTGCCCGAAAAGCGCGTGCATGCGCAATATACCGAACCCGGCGTGCGCAAGGTGCAGCAGGATCTGATGCTGAAGACGGATGCCGGCGACGTCAGGCATGTCGCGGTCGGCAAGACGGAAGGAGCCGCCATCATCGTGCTTTACCTGCACGGGCAGGGCGGCAGCCGTAAGCAGGGCGTCGACGACTTCACCTTCGGCGGCAATTTCAACCGCATCAAAAACCTGATGGCCGAAAATGGCGGGCTCTATCTTTCGCCGGATTTTCCCGATTTCGGCGACAAGGGCGCGGCGCAGGTCTCGGCCCTGATCGATCACTATGCCGAGACATCGCCCAGCGCGAAGATCTTCGTCGCCTGCGGCTCGATGGGTGGCATGCTGTGTTGGAAGCTGGCCGATCGCAAGGACACGGGAGCCCGCATCAACGGCCTGCTGCTGCTTGGCTCGCTCTGGGACGACAGCTTCCTGACCAGCCCCGCCTTCAAGCGCCGGGTACCGGTGTTCTTTGGCCAGGGCAGCCACGACGTGGTTTTCCCGGTGGAGAAGCAGGAGGCGTTCTTCCGCTCGATCCTCGCCAAGTCGAAGGCCTATCCGACCCGTTTCGTGCGCTTCGAGACCGGCACGCACGGGACGCCGATCCGTATGGTCGACTGGCGCGGCACGCTCAATTGGATGCTGACGAAAGCGCCTTGA
- a CDS encoding molybdopterin-binding/glycosyltransferase family 2 protein: MKFGPVPIEQAEGAVLAHATAAGERRFRKAHRLSSDDVMALKAAGVREVVAAVLSSDDLGEDTAAAKIAAGMRHRNVEVKPAATGRVNLHAATAGIFTVEAKMIDAINAVDPAITVATLAQHAPVEKGQMVATVKIIPFAVAASLVDAVVKICAGGEIFAVNAYRPVNVGVIQTTLPGVKPSVLDKTLRVTEARLSRSGGRLTAERRTPHEVAPVAEAATALARGNDMVVIFGASAMSDFADVVPAAIERAGGTVIRAGMPVDPGNLLVLGTLAGKRIIGAPGCARSPKENGFDWVLDRLIAGLDVTARDIAGMGVGGLLMEIPTRPQPREPLPAPQSARSEPRVDIVLLAAGRSSRMGGPNKLLALFDGEPLVRRTAERALGSKAASTIVVTGHQRERVRSVLSGLDVRLADNPDFADGLASSLKAGIAQVAPDAAGAMIVLGDMPGVSSKDLDSLIDAFRRSGGRAVVRAAHLGKRGNPVLLPRSLFLAVSHLEGDTGARHLVEAEGLDVIDVEIGQGASIDVDTREALEGAGGVLQD, translated from the coding sequence GTGAAGTTCGGCCCGGTTCCAATCGAGCAGGCTGAAGGCGCGGTGCTGGCGCATGCGACGGCAGCCGGCGAACGCCGGTTCCGCAAGGCGCATCGGCTGAGCAGCGACGATGTCATGGCGCTGAAAGCGGCCGGCGTCAGGGAAGTTGTCGCCGCCGTTTTGTCCTCCGATGATCTCGGTGAGGATACGGCGGCCGCGAAGATCGCCGCCGGCATGCGCCACCGCAACGTCGAGGTGAAACCCGCCGCGACCGGGCGGGTCAATCTCCATGCCGCGACCGCGGGCATCTTCACCGTCGAGGCAAAGATGATCGACGCCATCAACGCCGTCGATCCGGCCATCACCGTCGCCACGCTGGCGCAGCACGCGCCGGTCGAGAAGGGCCAGATGGTGGCGACGGTGAAGATCATTCCCTTTGCTGTCGCCGCGAGCCTGGTCGATGCGGTGGTCAAGATCTGCGCCGGCGGCGAGATCTTTGCCGTCAACGCCTATCGTCCGGTCAATGTCGGCGTCATCCAGACAACGCTCCCCGGCGTGAAGCCGAGCGTGCTCGACAAGACGCTGCGCGTCACCGAGGCGCGGCTGTCGCGTTCCGGCGGCCGCCTGACGGCGGAGCGGCGCACGCCGCATGAAGTGGCGCCCGTCGCGGAAGCCGCGACCGCGCTGGCGCGCGGCAACGACATGGTGGTGATCTTCGGGGCATCGGCGATGAGCGATTTCGCCGATGTCGTGCCGGCGGCGATCGAGCGCGCAGGGGGTACCGTCATCCGCGCGGGCATGCCGGTCGATCCCGGCAATCTGCTGGTGCTGGGCACGCTTGCCGGCAAACGCATCATTGGCGCGCCCGGCTGCGCCCGCAGCCCCAAGGAAAACGGTTTCGACTGGGTGTTGGATCGGCTGATTGCCGGGCTCGACGTGACGGCGCGCGATATTGCCGGCATGGGTGTTGGCGGGCTGCTCATGGAAATCCCGACCAGGCCGCAGCCGCGCGAGCCGCTGCCGGCCCCACAGTCGGCAAGATCGGAGCCCAGGGTCGATATCGTGCTTCTTGCCGCCGGCCGCTCCAGCCGCATGGGCGGGCCGAACAAGCTCCTGGCGCTGTTCGACGGCGAGCCGCTGGTGCGCCGCACAGCCGAGCGCGCACTGGGTTCGAAGGCGGCCAGCACCATCGTCGTCACCGGACATCAGCGCGAACGCGTGCGCTCCGTGCTTTCCGGCCTCGATGTGAGGCTCGCCGACAATCCGGACTTCGCTGACGGTCTCGCCTCGTCGTTGAAGGCAGGCATCGCGCAGGTCGCGCCAGACGCCGCCGGCGCCATGATCGTGCTCGGCGACATGCCGGGCGTGTCATCGAAGGACCTCGACAGCCTGATCGATGCGTTCCGCCGGTCCGGCGGTCGCGCCGTGGTGCGCGCGGCGCATCTGGGAAAGCGCGGCAATCCCGTGCTGCTGCCACGGTCTCTGTTCCTGGCCGTTTCTCATCTCGAGGGCGACACCGGCGCGCGCCATCTGGTCGAGGCCGAGGGGCTCGACGTCATCGATGTCGAGATCGGGCAGGGCGCCTCGATCGACGTCGACACGCGCGAGGCGCTGGAAGGGGCGGGCGGCGTCCTTCAGGATTGA
- a CDS encoding P1 family peptidase codes for MFRAGPRNLITDVAGISVGNAADARLKSGVTVVLCEEPAVAGVQVLGGAPGTRETDLLEPQNSIAAIHAIVLSGGSAFGLDAASGVQAALRERNIGVEVGGFRVPIVPAAILFDLPNGGDKDWGRYPPYRELGYEAVQAAAADFPIGTVGAGTGALTSGLKGGLGSASTVLDSGVTIGALAAVNPTGSVTVGRSRHFWAAPFEIGDEFGGLGYPDPMPEDARKILLKYRDRRVGARPEGSSTTIAVIATDAVLTKAAAKRLAISAHDGFARAIWPTHTPADGDLVFALATGRSGIELEADAAIDLYATAGATMARAISRGVYAATPADGDLFPVWSSR; via the coding sequence ATGTTCCGCGCCGGACCGCGTAACCTGATCACCGATGTCGCCGGCATCAGCGTCGGCAATGCCGCCGATGCCAGGCTGAAGTCCGGCGTCACTGTGGTGCTGTGCGAGGAACCGGCGGTTGCCGGGGTCCAGGTGCTGGGTGGCGCGCCGGGCACGCGTGAGACCGATCTGCTCGAACCGCAGAACTCGATCGCCGCGATCCATGCCATCGTGCTGTCCGGCGGCTCGGCCTTCGGCCTCGATGCGGCTTCCGGCGTGCAGGCGGCGTTGCGCGAAAGGAACATCGGTGTCGAGGTGGGCGGCTTCCGCGTGCCGATCGTTCCGGCGGCGATCCTGTTCGACCTGCCCAATGGCGGCGACAAGGACTGGGGCCGTTACCCGCCCTATCGCGAGTTGGGCTACGAGGCGGTTCAGGCTGCGGCAGCCGACTTCCCGATCGGCACTGTCGGCGCAGGCACCGGCGCTCTGACTTCCGGACTGAAAGGCGGGCTGGGCTCCGCCTCGACCGTGCTCGACAGCGGCGTCACCATCGGCGCGCTCGCCGCCGTCAACCCGACCGGTTCGGTGACGGTTGGCCGCAGCCGCCATTTCTGGGCGGCCCCCTTCGAGATCGGCGACGAATTCGGCGGCCTGGGTTATCCCGATCCGATGCCGGAAGACGCCAGGAAAATACTCTTGAAATACCGAGATAGACGCGTCGGGGCGCGGCCGGAAGGCAGCAGCACGACGATTGCCGTCATCGCCACCGACGCGGTTCTGACCAAAGCTGCGGCCAAGCGGCTGGCGATTTCGGCGCATGACGGCTTCGCCCGCGCCATTTGGCCGACGCACACGCCGGCCGACGGCGACCTGGTCTTCGCGCTGGCGACCGGAAGGAGCGGCATCGAGCTCGAAGCGGACGCCGCAATCGATCTCTACGCGACAGCCGGCGCCACCATGGCGCGGGCCATCAGCCGCGGCGTCTATGCGGCGACGCCCGCCGACGGCGATCTGTTTCCGGTCTGGTCCTCGCGCTAG